One candidate division WOR-3 bacterium genomic window, CCTCAAGATCCTCAAGCTGAAGGTCAACGATCTTCAATAGGTCTTCCCTTGTGAGAGGTTTGAATATGATGATTTCATCTAGACGGTTATAGAGTTCTGGAGGGATTGCATTTTTTAACTCTTGAAGCAGGAACTCCTTTGTCTCTTCAAAGGTCTTATTGAAATCTTCCGTCTTGAAACCAAGCATTTTGTTTTTACTGAGACTTTTAGTTCCAATGTTGGATGTTAAAATGATTATAGAGTTCCTGAAACTTACCCTCCGTCCAAAGCTGTCTGTGAGGACTCCCTCTTCCATTATTTGTAAGAGGATGTGGAAGACTTCCGGGTCTGCTTTTTCAAATTCATCGAAAAGTATAACTGAATAGGGTTTTCTTCTCACTTTTTCAGTTAATTGGCCACCTTCTTCATACCCTACGTACCCTGGTGGTGCGCCGATCAACTTGCTAACATTGAACTTTTCCATGTATTCCGACATGTTGATCTCAATAACTGCATCCCTATCGTTGAATAGAAATTCGGCAAGAACCTTTGCGGTCTCTGTTTTTCCAACACCTGTAGGCCCAAGGAAGATAAAGGAACCAATTGGCCTTCTTGGATCCTTAATGCCTGCACGGGACCTTCTTATTGCCTTCGCAAGAGCAGAGATCGCCTCGTCCTGTCCGATAATCCTTTTCCGCATTTCTTCTTCCATTTTCAGCAACTTTTCCATCTCGCTTTCGGCAAGCCTTGTAACTGGTATTCCAGTCCAGAGGGAAATAATTTCAGCAATATGATCTTTGGTTACGAGCAGTGGTTCACCCCTGCTTCTTAATTTTCTTTTTCTCTCTGCGATTTGTTCCTTTAATCGGTCTTCCCTTTCTTTAAGGAGAGAGGCTGTTTCAAAATCCTGCTTTTCTTTTGCAAGTTCCTTTGCTCTTTTGACATTTTCTAAATCTTTTTTGAGTTCTTCAAGTACTTCATCGTTTTCCTGAGTTTTGAGCTTTACCTTAGCCCCTGCTTCGTCCAGTACGTCTATCGCTTTATCAGGAAGATAGCGATCGGTAATGTATCTATCTGATAGCTTCGCAGCCGCTTCTATTGCATCGTCTGTATATTTAACGCCGTGAAAGCTTTCGTATTTTTCTTTAAGACCATAAAGTATTTCAATGGTTTCTTCTACCGTTGGAGGATCGACGAATACAGGCTGGAATCTTCTTTCAAGGGCACCGTCTTTTTCTATGTATTTCCTATAGTCTTCAAGGGTAGTGGCCCCAATTATTTGAATTTGTCCCCTTGCAAGTGGAGGTTTTAAGATGTTTGATGCGTCAAGAGAACCTTCTGCTGCGCCGGCGCCGACCACGGTGTGAAGCTCATCAATGAAAAGTATTACATCTGGGGCTTCTTTAGCTTCGTCGACGATGGCTTTAAGCCTCTCCTCGAATTGGCCTCTGTATTTAGTACCTGCAACGATTGCGGTTAAATCTAACTGCAAGATTCTTTTGTCCAGGAGAGAGTCGGGAACCTGATCCTGTGCAATTCTTTGGGCAATTCCTTCAACAATGGCGGTTTTTCCAACCCCTGGTTCGCCGATCAAAACTGGATTATTCTTTTTCCTCCTTGCCAGAATTTGAAGAACCCTTTCAATCTCTCGTTCTCTTCCGATTACAGGGTCAAGCTTACCTTCCTTAGCCAATTTTGTTAAATCTGTTGAGAAGGTTTCAAGGTTTTTCAACTTACCGCTTTTTAGTCCTGTTCTTTCACCCTCTCTCGAACCCCTTAAGATTTTGTCGAGTATAACTTCGTAAGTGATATTGAAATCAATAACCAATATCCTGTAGGTAACGTCTTCTTCGATTCTTAGAATCCCCAGTAAGAGGTGCTCCGTTCCAATATATTGCTTGTGTAGCTTAAGCGCTTCGTCCTTTGCAAGTTCAAAGGCTTTGATACATTTTGCACTAAATTTTATTTCTTTTGCACTGATTGGGTGCTCTAAGAGAAGTCTTGGAGGTCTTAATCTATCGAGGGCTCGTTTGAAGCGCTCATAAGAAACACCTTCTTCTTCTAAAAAAGCATAGGCACTGCCATCCTGGATACTTAAAATCCCAAGGATTAAGTGTTCAAGATTAACGGTGGAACTAATGCCCTCTTTTGAAGCCTCTTCTTTGGCTCTTTCAACAACTTTCTTGAGGCTTGCGGTAAAATCATTATAATAGGGTAGATTCATAAAATTCAATTCACCTCCCCGAGCATCCCCTTAAGAAATTGTAGCTCTTCATTAACAGCTTGGGTCAGGGAGGATTTGGGGAATTTTTTGTTAAAGGCTTCAAGGGTTTCTTTCGATTTTTTAATGTCGCCTTTTAGATAATAGATCCTTGCCAGTTTGTAATAATAGTATGCTTTTAAAGGCTCCGTTGGGGCGCTTTTTTCAGCTTTTTGAATGTAATTTAAGGCTTTGCCAAAATTTTTCATATCTACATATATATCTGACAGATTTGCGTAAGTAAAAGTTCGAAGCAATTTATCCTCAATGGAGGAACCTAAAAATTTTCGGTAATATCCAAGAGCCTTTTGGTTGTCTCCCATCTTTTGGTAGTAAAGACCACTGTAATAGTATGCTCTCTGTCCCGCGGTTGTGGTTCTATATTTTGTAGTAAGTTCTTGGAGGAGTTGAGGCGCTTTTGTGGTATCTTGTTGGGTAATAGACACTATTGCCTGTAAGAGCACGAAATCAGCCTCAGTTGATATTCTCGGTTTAGTTGCATTTTTGTATAAAATAACGGCAATTACGACTGTAACAACGCCTCCAAGTCCATAAAGGCCATACCAGAAGTACTTAAATTTCGAAATTTTCTTGAAGAAAGCAATTATTGAAAGTATAGCATCTCTAACTGGGTCGTGCCTCAACTCCTCTTTGTGTACTTTTTTTATCTGTTTTGCCATTTTTAAAAACCTCCCAATTGTACTAAATTATAGTGGCATTTATTGGAAAAATCAAGGATTTATTCCACGCCTTCAAAGACCAAAGGTTCTTTCGCTGGTTTCTCGCTCTTTACAATGTAACAATTTTTTAAAAGTTGCAAAGCTTGATTAAATTTGTTTACATCGTTGTATTTAATTTCCATAACTGTCTCACCCGATTTAACTTCGTCACCAACTTTTTTGTGAAGGATTATACCAACCTTGTGATCGATTTCGTCGTCCTTTGTGCTTCTCCCTGCTCCAAGTATTGAGACCGCTACACCTACCTCGTAAGTATTGTAAGAATAAAGATATCCATCAGAATTTGCCTTTAACTCAAAGGAATAATTTGTCCTTGTGAATTCTTCAGAGTACATGTAATCAAGATCACCGCCTTGGTATTTTACAAGCTCCTCCCACTTTTTAAGTGCTTTTCCTGATTTCACTGCCTCATCTACTTTCTTGAGCGCCTCTTCTCTTGAGATTTCTTTTCCTGCAATAATTAACATCTCAGCTGCCAAGGTGTAAGTGAGTTCCCTTACATCTTCTGGACCTTTTCCCTTAAGAATCTCGATAGTTTCTTCAACCTCCAATGCGTTTCCTATTTTATAGCCAAGAGGCTGGTTCATATTGGTGATAAAGGCTTTTACCTTTTTACCCATTCCTTTACCGATTTCTACCATAGTTTGGGCTAATTTTTTAGCGTCCTCGTATTTTGCCATAAAGGCGCCGTTACCTGTTTTTACATCTAAGACAAGGCCGTCAATACCTTCGGCCAGTTTTTTAGACATTATGCTTGCAGAAATAAGTGGAATACTTTCTACGGTAGCGGTCACATCCCTGAGCGCGTAAAGTTTTTTGTCGGCAGGGCAGAGGTTTTCGGTCTGGCCTGCCATTACAACACCTATGTCAAGGAGTTGCTTTTTAAATTTCTCAGGCGAAATTGCGGTTGTCAGACCTTTGATTGATTCGAGTTTGTCAAGGGTACCGCCGGTGTGTCCCAGGGCCCTTCCTGAAATCATCGGAACGAAGATTCCAAGAGAAGCAACTATGGGAGCAAGGGGGAGAGAAATTTTGTCTCCGACACCACCCGTTGAATGTTTGTCTACTTTGGGACCTGGAATATCTGTAAGATCGAGAACTTCCCCTGATTTCATCATATATTCCGTGAGTGCGACGGTCTCATCAGAAGTCATGCCTCTAAAGTAAATAGCCATAAGGAGTGCAGAGGCTTGATAATCCGGAATTTCCCCTTTGGTATAGTTTTCCACAAAAAAGGCAATTTCTTCCCTTGATAAAATACCGCCATCCCTCTTTTTCTTTATTATGTCAACCATTCTCATCCTTCTGCCTCCTGGTTCTTCCAAAAGTATAAATTAAAGCAGTGTAGATAAAAAGCAAAATGAGAAAAAGAGAGCTGGATTGCGAGGGCAAAACTGTAAAATGGATTTTGGCTTTGTATTGTTTTTTATCCTTATAATTGAGCTTGCTGTGCAAAACAAAGGTGGTATCGTAAATAACTTTTTCCATAACCTTTGCTGTTACTTTGATTGTATCAACTTCCTTTTCAGGCAGGATTTTAAGGTAGCCCTGAATGAGACTTGAAGTTGGCATTTTCTTGCCATTTCTCGAAGCTTCAACCAAAAGATATTCGGGTAGATGGGGTGGTTCACATAACAAATAGTTATCTTGGTTTAAACTGATTATTTTAAATTTTGGGTAAGAGATGTTCTCGATAATTACGTTTAAGATAGAGTCCGTAATTTCAGGGCTTTTCAAGGAGAGCTCAAAAAGGTTTTCGAGGTTAAAGCAAAAGTTTCCATCGGCTCCGAGGAAGAAAAGAGGAATTTTGTTGGGCTCTATCCATATAATGGTGTCTTTGACCTCTCTCTGTACTGGTGAAAGGAAGATGTTTTCTGCCCTTAATTTGAACCTGTCGGAGACTATAAAGGCGTTGTTTAGTTTTACAGTATTTTCGGAACGATCAATAAGGCATACCGGAAACTTTACCCTTCTGTAAAGGATTTGCTTTTCTGTGTTATCAATAATTAAGGCATTGAAGCTGGTGAAATCTGGATTTTTCTCCTTGACTAAGCTGTTTTCCTTTAGGGTTATCCAGTCGTTATTGACTGTTACAAAAGGCTGAGTTATCAAGTCTCCTCTTTTAGTTCCATGAGAATTTATTACTTTGAAGAGCGGGTTAAATTGTGGGGTAAATACTGCAATTCTTGTTTTTTCCTGAAGTTTATAAATCTGGATGGCTTTTGAACTATGTTCTTTACCTTTGTAGATAGATAAATTGAACTCGTTGATGCCTGAACTTAATGGAAGTTCAAGGGAGGATGCATTGTAAACCGTTTGGGAGTAATCCTTTCCTTCGACCTTTAGTGAGTCAAAGTTGCCTGATAACCTTATCTTTGCGCGGTAAAATGCAGTTACCGGTTCGAAGTCGATATTGATCTCTCCCTTTGTTAGAGGCATTTTTTTGATTATTATGCTGGGAAAGGGCAGATTCAAAAGAAGGTAAATGTAAAGCAGGATTAAGATTAAGCGTTCTATCACTTAATAATTTTAGAATGGTTCTTGCGTTTTAGGAAGTCAGGATTTTGAAAAGGTGAATTAAAAAGGCCCGATAGCCCGACAACTTTTAGCATTTTTTGGCTCGCTTTTACGCTAAATGCGTCTCAATCCCTTGAAAATTCGAAAGAAATTCTTTATATCTATTATACTCAATGACTTAGCAAGGTTAGGGAGGTATTATGAGGGTTTTAGGAATTCTAGGATCACCGCATAAAACGGGTGGTTCTGCCCAGCTTTTGATTGCAGCCCTGAAAGGCGCCTCAAGACTGGGTGCCGAAACAGAGCTTGTAAGTGTGTATGATGGTGAGATAAAACCCTGTGTAGGGTGTATAAAAGACGAGGAACCCTACTGTAAGTTCCCCTGTATTTTTGATGATTATGGAAAAGTAATCTTGCAGAAGATCTACGAGGCAGATGGAATCATTTTCTCAACACCAATTTACTGGTTCGCTCCCTCTGGTCAAATGAAGAACCTCATTGACCGGATGACTTCCATGGAAAATATGGTAGCATATGGACAGCCCAGTTATCTTGAGGGGAAAGTGGCAGCTGCCATAGCAGTTGGCGCGGATGATGGTGGTTCCTGGGCTACGGGTTATCTTGTCGCCACTCTAACTTCAATGGGGTGCATCATTCCACCCTGGGGATTAGCATATTCCCACAGAAGAGAGAAGGCCATCTTTGACGACAAGGCTTTGATGGACGCAATCAATATAGGCCTTCTTACCGCTAAGACCATAGCGCGGCTGAATGGCGAAAGAGTTGATCTCCTTTTTGTAGATGACAAGAAGATGCTTCAGGAAATAAGAAAAGAGATTATTGAGGAACTCGGCATTCCGGTGGAAGAGGGACAGAGTTATCTTTTAACGGAGAAAAAGTAGATAAGGTTCCCATCAGAAGGTCTACTCAGACATTTTGAACATTGTGGAAGTTTCTGAAAGGAAAGTTTGTTTTTTTTCTCTTGCTCACCTATTTGCCCTTTACAATTTGAACATTAACCAGAAGGTGAAACATAGAGGTATTAGCGAAAATATGGGAAAAGATAAAAAAAGTAAGGCGGTGTTGGTTGCAGTTTTAATATTGCTGGCCATCGGCTATTTTATACGAGAAAGGTTTCCAGATGCGGCAGGTTTCATGTGTCAAGTAGCAGGATCATTATTAGGATTGTGGATATTTTTTAAATTGATAGACCTTTACCCTTAAGAGAGAGCAATAGCTTAAGATTTTTCAAAAATTTGGGAAAACGCTAAGGCATAGGTGGTATAGTATCTCGTTAATAGGACCAATTCTTGTATTTGAGTTTGTTATTAGATTAATATGATTTTTAACCCGCAGGCTTGTCCTCCCGGTAACTGAGGGAGTTTTAAGAATTGATTGCAGGGCTCTTAGCTCCTTTTAAAATACATTCTCCATTCTTTTCTAAACTTCGCAATTCTCTTTTCCGGCGGGATGTACTTCAATCCAAGATGCGAAAAGATTTCTTTTTCTTTGTTTGTAATCAGTTTTCCCGTTTCTCTATCATAGAGACCATACTGGCTTAAAAGATAACCCTTATTTTTGGCGATCGATCTCATCCATACGTTAAATTCTCCAGAACCAGTTAGATAGAGGGCAAAACTTTCCCAGCTCTCTTTGTATTCATCGGGAATACAGTAGAATTCTATTCGAGAGTAAAAGTCGAAATCTTTAAGCAGATTTTTTGCCCTTTTGCAGTCCTTTTCATGAAGAAGCAAGTCCAAATCACCTATTGTCTCTTCTTTTCTTATGAAAGAACCATAGATTTCGTGGGTGATGCCATATTTACTAAGAATTTCTTTAATTTTTTCAACTATCTTCCGTGCCTCTTCGTACGATATCCTTTCTTTAACCTTTGCCATCTCATGGGTTGAGTATCTTAATTACCTTGTTTACTCCACTTCCAGACGAGGCCTTGACGAAGTAAATGCCTTTCTTTAAAAGGCTTAATGGTGTAGGGACATTAGATTTTGCTTTTGTCTTCAGCACCAATTTGCCCATTACATTGTAGGCTTCAACGCTGTAATCTTCTTGCTTGCTCGAGTTTATGGTGAGAAGGCCTTCCTTTATGTCCCATTTCATTTTGAATCCTGCAATATTTTCTGGCACTCCTTGACTTTTATTAACATCCATCCACAAAATGGTGCTATCTAAGACAGGTAGATAAGGCGGGGTCGAAAGATAGTGCCAGAAATCTTGGTGCCAAACGGCGCACATGGAACTTTTTGATGGTGAGTATTTCATTAGAGGCCTGTAAAAATTCCTGAGGGCGCTATGGTAAGTTGAGACGAGTGGAAAGTCGGCAAAATTGGCGGTGTCAGAAATTTGCATTTCTTCGGAAATTAACGGTTCTGTATTTCCCGCTGGAAATTTAAATATTCTATGGAATATTTTGCCGTTTATTACGTAAAGGTGTGGGAAGTAAGAAGTATCCTGGATTGTAAATCCTTCGACATAAAAATGGGATAATCCAATGCCTCTTACAGGTCCTTGCCAGGAGCTGCCACTGGTCGCGCTATACTCGTAGAGAAAGGAATCAGGGTAATCTATGCGATTTGCGAAATCTATAACATAGTTAGAAGTAGCTGCAAAGGAGGGAAGCTGGGCATCTACTAAGGAGAAGGGATAGTGCTCGCTGTAGGGGCCATTGTTTGTGTAAGTAACTATGTGAGGGTAAAAAGTGTTTGGATCGCTTTGTGGCACATATAAGAAGTAAAAGTGATAAAGGGAAATTCCAGGGAATGAATTAAATCCTATGTCCATTGGGTAAGTTGGAGTAAAGGATACCATATACCACCTTTGATGTGAACCGGCAGTCATGTTTACTTTATCTATTTTTACAGAATCGTCACCGTTTGAACCAGGATAAGAGAATACCAAAAAGCCATATGTAGTGTCATTTTCCCGATATATGTCTGTTTTAACCGATCTTATCACATGGAATGGACCTTCAATTTGTTCACTCCTTCCCTGGTGGATATTTTGAACAGATAAAACGATGAGATTTATATAGCCTGAATCCCCCGAGACCACTAAGTAGATTGAGTCCTGGTAAGTAAATATATCGAGTCCGGTGATATGTCCAGGCACCCCCGTGCAAAATTGAGCATCGGCCCAGTCGGTATTAACATATTTTAACACGTAGATTGATGAGATATCAGATTGGTTGTAAATTCCTAAGGCAAGAAAGGAAGTTGAATCATCATACATGCAAAGGTTGTATGCCTCGAGATAGTCGCCATTTTCGGCACGAGTGACAGTGATTGCCTGATTTAACGAGAACAACATTAACAATAGCAACATTTTAACCTCCTTGTATTGGGAAATTTTAATTCTATTTGAAGTCGCAGTCAATAGTTTTTGGTCAATGTCTGTGTTTTAACGGTTATCCTTGTTTTTTCGTTTAAAATTTTTGCATGTTCTTTCAGGATTTAATTCCAGTTAGAGTCATTAAAAGGGAGAAAAGATTCAGGCTTTATGTCGAAGTTAACGGAAATCTGGAATTGGCGTACTTGCCAAATTCCGGTAGGCTTGGAGAACTTATTTACCCGGGAGCAGAGGTTTATGTTGCTTCTAAGGGCAATGCTAACAGAAAAACGAAGTACGAGGCAGTTCTTGCAAAGTATGGTAACATTTTCGTTTCTATAAATGCCCACCTTGCCAACGATCTGTTCTTGGAAAATATCGAAAAAATGCCCTTTACTGCAAAAGAGATCAAGCGTGAGTTTACTTTTCTTGATTCACGTTTCGACTTTCTTATCAATAATGAAATTCTAATTGAAGTTAAATCTTGCACTTTGGTCAAAAATTCGGTAGGTTTATTCCCCGATGCACCGACAATAAGGGGTGCCAAGCATTTGAAGACCCTTCTGCAATGGCCTGGTAAAAAGGGGCTTGTTTTTGTGATTCAGCGAGAAGATGCAAAGTATATGTCAGCTAACTTTGAAATGGATGAAGACTTTGGCAGGAATTATCTCGATGTTCTTAAAAAGGCGGACTATATATTGGCCTTTACTACGAAGGTCTCCCCTGAAGGCATCTTCTTCAAAGAGTTTGTTCCGATTTTAGGAGTGTAAAATATATCATTATGAGAGTGCTAAATGTAAATTATGAAAAGTGTACAGGATGCAGGCTTTGTGAAATGGCCTGCAGTTTAGGCCATTTCACACTCTTCAGCTACTGGTTCTCCAGGATTAGAGTCTTAAAGGGCAAGACTTTTTTCCACTTCTACCCTCAATTTTGCACCCAGTGTGGCGATGCCTATTGTGTAAGGGCCTGTCCAACAGGCGCTTTAGAGAAAAAATTCAATCTCGTTCATTACGACAGGAATAAATGTATCCTGTGTCGACAGTGCACCTTTGCCTGTCCCTGGGGGCTTATTTATCCAGACCCTGAAATGCAATTTATTATAAAGTGTGATTTATGCGGAGGCGATCCCGAATGTGTAAAGGTTTGTTTGCAGGATGCCATTACCTTTGTCGATGTTGAAGAAGGTGCCGATATAAAGCAATTTTCAAATGTAAATAAGATGGAAGGTGGAAGATGAGTTTCAGAATTTTGAGGGTGAATTTATCTAATAGAACTTTCTATGTTGAGGAGTTGAGTGAAGAGGTCTTTAAGAAGTTTCTCCTTGGTAGGGGAATAGGTGATTACATTCTTTACAAGGAAGTGAATCCTGCTATAGATCCATATTCGTCTGAGAACAAACTGGTTTTTGCTACGGGTCCCTTCTCTGGTACAACGGTTCCTGGAGCAGCAAGACTTTCAGCGGTAACCAAGAGTCCATTGACAGGCACTATAACCAGTACCAATGCGGGCGGACACTTTGGGATGGAGATGGCTTTAGATGATTACCATGTAATCATAATTGAGGGAGCCTCTGATTCTCCTGTTTACCTTTTTGTTAAAGGTGATGAAGTGATATTTGGAGATGCTTCTAAATTGTGGGGAAAGACCACATCGGAGTCGGATACCTTACTGAAAAAACTTACCCATCCTAAGAGTAAGACCCTTGTTATCGGTCCCGCAGGGGAGAACTTGTCTCCTATTGCTGGAATATTCGTGGATGGTCACAGAGCCCTTGGAAGAGGCGGTGCCGGTGGGGTGATGGGCAGTAAAAAGCTAAAGGGTATTGCGATTCTTGGTAAGTCGAAAATTGGATTTAAAGGAAACCCGCAGAAATATAAGGATTTAATTAATAAACTTTACGGTTACTTAAGACAATCAGAGGGTCTTATACGTTTTAAAGCCTTTGGAACCACAGGGAATGTGAGGACAATAAACCTTGCGGGATCTTTTCCTACAAGGAATTTCAGGAATTCTTACCTCGAAGGTTACGAAAATATAAATGGAACTGAAGTAAACAGGCTATATTTGGTGAAAGCAGGTGCCTGTGCCCAATGTCCTGTAAGTTGCAATAGGATAACCAAGGTTGAATATGATGGTAAAGTGTATTTGGTAAGTGGACCGGAATATGAGACCCTATGGTCTTTCGGAGGTGCTACAGGCGTAACGGATTTAAAGTATGTAATTTTGGCCCACCACCTTGCCAACGAGTACGGTTTCGATGGTATTTCCCTTGGTTCAACGATTGCCTGTATAATGGATCTTTACGAGGATGGTCATGTAAAAGATTTGCCTTTCGAGGCTAAGTTCGGAGATGGTGAAGCAATGGTGAAACTCATAGAGCTTGCAGGTAAGAATGAGGGCATAGGCGCGTTAATAAAAGAGGGTTCATTAAAATTAGCGTCCCATTTTGGACATCCGGAGTATTCGATGAGTGTAAAGGGGCAGGAGATTCCCGCTTACGATCCAAGAGGCATCAAGGGAATGGGTATCGGGTATGCTACTTCGACCCGTGGCGCCTGCCATTTGAGAGGGTTCAACACCTCACAAGAGGTTTACAATGCCCCCGACCCAGAGTATAGATTGAAATATACCGACGAAAAGGTAGATTTCCTCATACATAATCAAAATATGAGAGCATTACAAGATTCTCTTGGTGTTTGTGCCTTTGTAGGAGGATATTACGAACTGGAGGACTATAGTACTTTAATTGAATCTCTCTGGGGTATATCGATAGGTCCAGAGGATCTCTACAGGGCAGGGGAAAGGGTGTGGAACATTGAGAATCTTTATAACAGGAAAGCCGGCATTTCAAGAGTACACGATACTTTGCCTGAAAGGATCTTTAGCCTCCCTGTAAAAAGTGGACCTTCTTCTGGTGAAGCCTATGATAAGTCAGAGTTTGAGAGGCTACTCAACCTCTACTACGAGAAGAGGGGTTGGAACCAAGAGGGGTGGCCTGAGTTCAATAAGTTAAGGGAACTTGGGATTGAATGATTTTGTATTAATTGGCTCTGGCCCTGCGTCCATTAATTGCGCATTGACTTTAAGGAAATTAAAGCCCGAATCTAAAATTAAAGTAATTACAGAGGCCCCTTTTATCTTTGCAAAAATGGCGGCACCTTCTGCTTTGAGAAAAGAGATAGAGCCTTCTAATTTGATTAAAACTCCACTTGAGGGAATTGAATTTGAGTTTAATCAGAGAATCGAAGGTGTTGACGTTGAAAGAGGGGTGGTTTTTTCTTCAAGTAAGGAATGGAAATATGGCAAACTGTTTATCGGGACAGGTTCCCGCCACCGGACTGTCTCTTTTGAGAACGCTTTTTATCCTGGTGACTTCAATTCAATGCTGAGATTAAGAGAATTGATCTTAAGTGGGAAGGTTAAAACTGCAGTTATATATGGCTTTGGAATGGTGACCTTGGAACTTTTGGATATTCTTTTTTCCTATGGCATAGAAACTACAGTTGTTTCATCTTCATGGTATCCATTAAGTACCTTGGTTTACAATGAATTGGGGAGCAAGCTGTCAAGCTATTTTGAAAGATTTGCCAAACTTATTTTTGAAAATGATATAAAATCTTACGATGAGAACTACGTTTATATGAAGGATGGAAGCCACATTCCTTGCGATGCCTTGATTGTGGCAAAGGGTACTGTTGCAAGTCCTATTATTTCGGATCTTGAAATAAATGAATTTATGGAAACCCAGTATGAAGGAATCTTTTCAGGTGGTGACGCGGTGAAGGTTAAAGATAGCTTTACGGGGGAGTTTAAATACATACACCTGAACTCAGTTGCGTGGAAAACAGGTCATTACGCTGGTCTGAATATGGCAGGTTTAAAAGTCCCATTCCCTGGCGATATCTTTTTCTCGCTAACAAAGACTAAAAATTTCAGTGTTGCAGTATTAGGCGAGCTCAAAAGTTTTGAGAATGTTGAGATAATGGAGCAGGGTGATTCGCTTCTTTGTAGAACCTATAGAAAGGGAAAGGCAATAGGACTTTTCGCTCTAAATTGGGAAGTTGATTTTTCGAATTTTTCACAATTTTGGGTTAATACATTCATATAAATTGACGGCTCTTATCATTTCCAATTGTTCGCATTGTGTACCTTATAATTGTTAGCAACACGAACAAAGGGAGGACTTATGCTTATTTTAGCTGCTATTCTTGCGTCTATTACTTTCAAAGTTCCCGTAGTTAAGGATGATATTAAACTGGATGGCTTTCTTGAACCTTTGTGGGATTCTGCTCTGGTGTTTAGCAAATTCAGTGTTTTTGAACCATCGGATAGAGAAATACCATCTTTTAGAACGACTCTCTATGTTTTACAATCAGATAACTCCCTTTACTTCGCCTTTAAGTGTGAGCAAGATCAGATCAGAAGTTTAGTGGGACTTAGGGACAAAGGAGAGGGTGACTACGTTGGGATATATCTTGATACCTTTGGAAAAGGTAGCAGCGTCTATTTCTTCGGTGTTAATACGGCAGGTGTTCAGACAGATCGTATTATTACCGGTGGAGGTAAGGTTGAAGATGACAGCTGGGACGGTGTATGGTTATCTGCAACACGGGTTTCCGATGGTTCATATGTTGTTGAAATGAAGATTCCTTTTAAGACTCTACAGTATGATATTAAAAACCCCGTT contains:
- a CDS encoding ATP-dependent Clp protease ATP-binding subunit, with amino-acid sequence MNLPYYNDFTASLKKVVERAKEEASKEGISSTVNLEHLILGILSIQDGSAYAFLEEEGVSYERFKRALDRLRPPRLLLEHPISAKEIKFSAKCIKAFELAKDEALKLHKQYIGTEHLLLGILRIEEDVTYRILVIDFNITYEVILDKILRGSREGERTGLKSGKLKNLETFSTDLTKLAKEGKLDPVIGREREIERVLQILARRKKNNPVLIGEPGVGKTAIVEGIAQRIAQDQVPDSLLDKRILQLDLTAIVAGTKYRGQFEERLKAIVDEAKEAPDVILFIDELHTVVGAGAAEGSLDASNILKPPLARGQIQIIGATTLEDYRKYIEKDGALERRFQPVFVDPPTVEETIEILYGLKEKYESFHGVKYTDDAIEAAAKLSDRYITDRYLPDKAIDVLDEAGAKVKLKTQENDEVLEELKKDLENVKRAKELAKEKQDFETASLLKEREDRLKEQIAERKRKLRSRGEPLLVTKDHIAEIISLWTGIPVTRLAESEMEKLLKMEEEMRKRIIGQDEAISALAKAIRRSRAGIKDPRRPIGSFIFLGPTGVGKTETAKVLAEFLFNDRDAVIEINMSEYMEKFNVSKLIGAPPGYVGYEEGGQLTEKVRRKPYSVILFDEFEKADPEVFHILLQIMEEGVLTDSFGRRVSFRNSIIILTSNIGTKSLSKNKMLGFKTEDFNKTFEETKEFLLQELKNAIPPELYNRLDEIIIFKPLTREDLLKIVDLQLEDLEARIKELNIKIELSPDAKEFLIEKGYEPEFGARPLRRTIRKYVEEPLSELILGKHLSEGTFVKVLRKGEQLDFEVIQPEPVKKGG
- a CDS encoding tetratricopeptide repeat protein; the encoded protein is MAKQIKKVHKEELRHDPVRDAILSIIAFFKKISKFKYFWYGLYGLGGVVTVVIAVILYKNATKPRISTEADFVLLQAIVSITQQDTTKAPQLLQELTTKYRTTTAGQRAYYYSGLYYQKMGDNQKALGYYRKFLGSSIEDKLLRTFTYANLSDIYVDMKNFGKALNYIQKAEKSAPTEPLKAYYYYKLARIYYLKGDIKKSKETLEAFNKKFPKSSLTQAVNEELQFLKGMLGEVN
- a CDS encoding thymidine phosphorylase, which encodes MVDIIKKKRDGGILSREEIAFFVENYTKGEIPDYQASALLMAIYFRGMTSDETVALTEYMMKSGEVLDLTDIPGPKVDKHSTGGVGDKISLPLAPIVASLGIFVPMISGRALGHTGGTLDKLESIKGLTTAISPEKFKKQLLDIGVVMAGQTENLCPADKKLYALRDVTATVESIPLISASIMSKKLAEGIDGLVLDVKTGNGAFMAKYEDAKKLAQTMVEIGKGMGKKVKAFITNMNQPLGYKIGNALEVEETIEILKGKGPEDVRELTYTLAAEMLIIAGKEISREEALKKVDEAVKSGKALKKWEELVKYQGGDLDYMYSEEFTRTNYSFELKANSDGYLYSYNTYEVGVAVSILGAGRSTKDDEIDHKVGIILHKKVGDEVKSGETVMEIKYNDVNKFNQALQLLKNCYIVKSEKPAKEPLVFEGVE
- a CDS encoding flavodoxin family protein; translated protein: MRVLGILGSPHKTGGSAQLLIAALKGASRLGAETELVSVYDGEIKPCVGCIKDEEPYCKFPCIFDDYGKVILQKIYEADGIIFSTPIYWFAPSGQMKNLIDRMTSMENMVAYGQPSYLEGKVAAAIAVGADDGGSWATGYLVATLTSMGCIIPPWGLAYSHRREKAIFDDKALMDAINIGLLTAKTIARLNGERVDLLFVDDKKMLQEIRKEIIEELGIPVEEGQSYLLTEKK
- a CDS encoding T9SS type A sorting domain-containing protein, which encodes MLLLLMLFSLNQAITVTRAENGDYLEAYNLCMYDDSTSFLALGIYNQSDISSIYVLKYVNTDWADAQFCTGVPGHITGLDIFTYQDSIYLVVSGDSGYINLIVLSVQNIHQGRSEQIEGPFHVIRSVKTDIYRENDTTYGFLVFSYPGSNGDDSVKIDKVNMTAGSHQRWYMVSFTPTYPMDIGFNSFPGISLYHFYFLYVPQSDPNTFYPHIVTYTNNGPYSEHYPFSLVDAQLPSFAATSNYVIDFANRIDYPDSFLYEYSATSGSSWQGPVRGIGLSHFYVEGFTIQDTSYFPHLYVINGKIFHRIFKFPAGNTEPLISEEMQISDTANFADFPLVSTYHSALRNFYRPLMKYSPSKSSMCAVWHQDFWHYLSTPPYLPVLDSTILWMDVNKSQGVPENIAGFKMKWDIKEGLLTINSSKQEDYSVEAYNVMGKLVLKTKAKSNVPTPLSLLKKGIYFVKASSGSGVNKVIKILNP